In Sphingomonas sp. LR60, the following are encoded in one genomic region:
- a CDS encoding zinc-dependent metalloprotease — translation MILIDLSDAYATGIGKWDKFTVDWLYGQPAAGTDPDAAAAAKADAAQRAGMRYLTDIDGRDASLAVPGDSMWTEGDDGPADLAHVMAVRRVALARFGPGVLHAGAPLSDLRRSFVPVWLFHRYAVAAIGKTLGGVHYSYATAGDSAPAPTRGSAAEQAEALDALLATLSPAALTVPPALALTLSSGVNGNADPQYDSEVLDTAGGAVFDPLVATDVAAQVTLETLLAPTRLTRLHLQHAADEALPGVNTLLDRLTRDIIMRHDDAVTQRIALRTILAIASAARAPATTPDVALRLDGALEGLRERFGRDKRDPWAQGVARLLGDTTALERALAPTKRSVPAIPPGMPIGG, via the coding sequence GTGATTCTGATCGACCTTTCCGATGCTTACGCAACCGGGATCGGCAAGTGGGACAAGTTCACGGTCGACTGGCTCTATGGCCAGCCCGCCGCCGGCACCGATCCGGACGCCGCCGCCGCGGCGAAGGCCGACGCCGCGCAACGTGCCGGGATGCGCTATCTCACTGATATCGATGGCCGCGACGCAAGCCTCGCCGTCCCCGGCGACAGCATGTGGACCGAAGGCGACGACGGACCGGCCGACCTTGCGCACGTCATGGCAGTGCGCCGCGTTGCCCTCGCGCGCTTCGGCCCCGGCGTGCTCCACGCCGGTGCGCCGCTTTCCGACCTGCGCCGCAGCTTCGTTCCGGTGTGGCTGTTCCACCGCTACGCCGTTGCCGCGATTGGCAAAACCTTGGGCGGGGTACATTATAGCTACGCGACGGCCGGCGACAGCGCCCCCGCGCCGACCCGCGGAAGCGCAGCGGAACAAGCCGAGGCGCTCGACGCGCTGCTCGCGACGCTGTCACCCGCAGCACTGACGGTGCCGCCCGCGCTCGCCCTGACATTATCGTCCGGCGTCAACGGCAACGCCGATCCGCAATACGACAGCGAGGTGCTCGACACCGCCGGTGGCGCGGTGTTCGATCCGCTCGTGGCAACCGACGTCGCGGCGCAGGTGACGCTGGAAACCCTGCTCGCCCCGACACGCCTCACCCGCCTCCACCTCCAGCACGCAGCCGACGAAGCGCTGCCCGGTGTGAACACGTTGCTCGACCGCCTCACCCGCGACATCATCATGCGCCATGACGATGCGGTGACACAGCGGATCGCCCTGCGCACCATACTCGCGATCGCCTCCGCCGCGCGCGCGCCCGCCACCACGCCGGACGTGGCGCTGCGGCTCGACGGAGCGCTCGAAGGGCTGCGCGAGCGGTTCGGGCGCGACAAGCGCGATCCATGGGCTCAAGGCGTAGCGCGCCTGCTCGGCGACACGACTGCCCTCGAGCGCGCCCTTGCGCCCACCAAACGGTCGGTCCCGGCAATCCCGCCGGGGATGCCGATCGGCGGGTGA
- a CDS encoding Lrp/AsnC family transcriptional regulator, with translation MDFISTDLDQTDCRLLGELSIDGRMSDVALGERVNLSSTATARRRKILEERGLIAGYTASLDLDRLGYGIMVLVSIELNSQAEQALIEFEEAVMQCPSMSFCSFVSGDTDFVMMVHVRSFNDYDRVYRSELSRLPYVAKIRSSFIMRQVARRGVPPVVFER, from the coding sequence ATGGATTTCATCTCGACTGACCTGGATCAGACCGACTGCCGGCTGCTTGGCGAACTCTCGATCGACGGACGGATGTCCGATGTCGCGCTCGGCGAGCGCGTGAATCTGTCGAGCACCGCGACGGCGCGGCGGCGCAAGATCCTGGAAGAGCGTGGATTGATCGCAGGCTATACCGCCAGCCTCGATCTCGATCGGCTCGGCTATGGGATCATGGTGCTGGTGTCGATCGAGCTGAACTCGCAGGCGGAGCAGGCGCTGATCGAATTCGAAGAGGCGGTGATGCAATGCCCGTCGATGAGCTTTTGCAGCTTCGTTTCCGGCGACACCGATTTCGTGATGATGGTGCATGTGCGTTCGTTCAACGATTACGATCGCGTCTATCGCAGCGAACTGTCGCGGCTGCCGTATGTCGCCAAGATCCGCAGCAGTTTCATCATGCGGCAGGTCGCCCGGCGTGGCGTGCCGCCAGTGGTGTTCGAGCGGTAG